The following coding sequences lie in one Trichoderma breve strain T069 chromosome 1, whole genome shotgun sequence genomic window:
- a CDS encoding calcineurin-like phosphoesterase domain-containing protein → MDTEGDHADQAPRRTAQVDNAIRAIQEKKPLPEIDFTIHMMEDGTQVSTLERVCKDVQAPAMFKPTDEQFFEDDTHEKPDINFLKQHFYREGRLTEEQALWIIRKGTELLRAEPNLLEMDAPITVCGDVHGQYYDLMKLFEVGGDPAETRYLFLGDYVDRGYFSIECVLYLWSLKIHYPKTLWLLRGNHECRHLTDYFTFKLECKHKYSEAIYEACMESFCCLPLAAVMNKQFLCIHGGLSPELHTLDDLRSIDRFREPPTQGLMCDILWADPLEDFGQEKSSDFFLHNHVRGCSYFFSYHAACAFLEKNNLLSVIRAHEAQDAGYRMYRKTRTTGFPSVMTIFSAPNYLDVYNNKAAVLKYENNVMNIRQFNCTPHPYWLPNFMDVFTWSLPFVGEKITDMLIAILSTCSEEELKEETPSSHSPGPSSPSLPGSLEDPNSIEFKRRAIKNKILAIGRMSRVFQVLREESERVTELKTVSGGRLPAGTLMLGAEGIKNAISSFEDARKVDLQNEHLPPTHDEVVKHQEEERAIALQKAAEEADNDKKLHQLSRRLSTDRKSRS, encoded by the exons ATGGACACCGAAGGCGACCACGCCGATCAGGCGCCTCGACGGACCGCCCAGGTCGACAATGCCATTCGCGCAAttcaggagaagaagccgctgCCCGAGATCGACTTCACCATCCATATGATGGAGGATGGCACTCAGGTGAGCACGCTCGAGCGAGTGTGCAAAG ATGTCCAGGCGCCGGCCATGTTCAAGCCCACGGATGAGCAGTTTTTCGAAGACGACACCCATGAAAAGCCCGACATCAACTTCCTCAAGCAGCACTTCTATCGCGAGGGCCGACTCACCGAGGAGCAAGCGCTGTGGATCATCAGAAAGGGTACCGAGCTGCTGCGTGCCGAGCCCAATCTTCTCGAGATGGACGCCCCCATCACCGTCTGCGGTGATGTCCACGGCCAGTACTACGATTTAATGAAGCTGTTTGAGGTCGGAGGCGACCCTGCTGAGACGCGATACCTCTTCCTTGGTGACTACGTTGACCGAGGATACTTCAGTATCGAATGTGTTCTCTACCTGTGGTCCCTCAAGATCCACTACCCCAAGACATTGTGGCTTCTGCGAGGCAACCACGAGTGTCGCCATCTGACTGACTACTTCACCTTCAAGCTCGAGTGTAAGCACAAGTACTCAGAGGCCATCTACGAAGCCTGCATGGAATCATTCTGCTGCCTTCCCCTGGCCGCCGTCATGAACAAGCAGTTCCTGTGTATCCACGGTGGCTTGAGCCCCGAGCTGCACACGCTCGACGACCTGAGAAGT ATTGATCGATTCAGAGAGCCCCCGACTCAGGGCCTCATGTGCGACATTCTATGGGCCGACCCGCTCGAGGACTTTGGACAGGAAAAGTCTAGcgatttctttttgcatAACCACGTGCGAGGATGTTCGTACTTCTTCTCATATCACGCGGCCTGTGCATTCCTGGAGAAGAACAACTTACTCTCTGTCATCCGTGCCCACGAGGCCCAGGATGCCGGTTACAGAATGTACCGCAAGACGCGGACGACCGGTTTCCCCAGTGTGATGACCATCTTCTCGGCACCAAACTACCTCGATGTCTACAATAACAAGGCCGCCGTGCTCAAGTACGAAAACAATGTTATGAATATTCGACAGTTCAACTGCACGCCTCATCCATACTGGCTGCCCAACTTCATGGACGTCTTCACCTGGTCGCTACCATTTGTGGGCGAAAAGATCACGGATATGCTCATTGCCATTCTGAGCACGTGCTCGGAGGAGGAACTCAAGGAAGAGACGCCGTCCTCACACTCTCCTGGCCCCAGCTCGCCATCTCTTCCTGGTAGCCTGGAGGATCCCAACTCAATTGAGTTCAAGCGCAGGGCGATCAAGAACAAGATTTTGGCCATTGGCCGCATGTCGCGTGTCTTCCAGGTTCTGCGTGAGGAGTCTGAGCGCGTGACGGAGCTGAAGACTGTCTCCGGTGGAAGGCTCCCCGCTGGTACTCTGATGCTCGGCGCCGAAGGTATCAAGAATGCGATTAGCTCATTCGAGGATGCCAGAAAGGTCGACTTGCAGAACGAGCATTTGCCCCCGACTCATGACGAAGTGGTGAAGCAccaagaggaggagagagcgATTGCCTTGCAAAAGGCGGCAGAAGAGGCGGATAATGACAAGAAGCTGCACCAGCTGTCCCGGAGACTTAGCAC GGACCGCAAGAGCCGATCATGA
- a CDS encoding enoyl-(Acyl carrier protein) reductase domain-containing protein — MVQTTNGTFPHDNSAVPNVDRVLPLFSLKGRTAIVSGAGAGIGLAVAEAFAEAGANVAIWYNSNKQAVTSAENIAKTYGVKSKAYQVNVTSAEDVDKAITEIVKEFNGRLDIFVANSGIPWTEGAFIDGSVETARNVMAINVDGVMWCAKSAGAHFRRQKEQGTTIDGKPLENFIAGSFIATASMSGSIVNIPQLQAVYNSSKAAVIHFCKSLAVEWTGFARVNTVSPGYILTEISTFCSPETKNIWKGKIVMGREGQTGELKGAYLYLASDASSYTTGLDMIVDGGYSLP, encoded by the exons ATGGTCCAAACAACAAACGGCACCTTTCCTCACGACAACTCGGCGGTCCCCAACGTCGACCGAGTGCTgcccctcttttctctcaagGGCAGAACCGCAATCGTGTcgggcgctggagctggcatCGGCCTGGCTGTTGCCGAGGCGTTTGCAGAGGCTGGCGCCAATGTGGCTATCTGGtacaacagcaacaagcaAGCCGTGACTTCGGCCGAGAACATTGCCAAGACGTACGGCGTCAAGA GCAAGGCGTACCAGGTCAACGTTACTTCGGCCGAGGATGTCGACAAGGCCATCACCGAGATCGTCAAGGAGTTCAACGGCCGTCTCGACATTTTCGTGGCCAACTCTGGCATCCCGTGGACCGAGGGCGCCTTCATCGACGGCTCTGTCGAAACGGCCCGCAacgtcatggccatcaacGTCGACGGCGTCATGTGGTGTGCCAAGAGCGCCGGCGCTCATTTCCGGCGCCAGAAGGAGCAGGGCACGACGATTGACGGCAAGCCTCTGGAGAACTTCATTGCTGGAAGCTTCATCGCGACGGCATCCATGagcggcagcatcgtcaacattccgcagctgcaggccgtGTACAATAGCTCCAAGGCCGCCGTGATTCACTTTT GCAAGAGTTTGGCGGTTGAGTGGACAGGGTTTGCTCGAGTCAACACCGTATCTCCCGGATACATTCTTACTGAAATCTCCACCTTCTGTTCACCCGAGACGAAGAATATCTGGAAGGGCAAGATTGTCATGGG TCGCGAGGGTCAGACCGGCGAGCTCAAGGGCGCATACCTTTACCTGGCGAGCGATGCAAGCTCTTACACCACGGGCTTGGATATGATTGTGGATGGCGGTTACAGCCTGCCATGA